CATCGCGTAGCGACCTTCGTCGTGATAGGTCTCGATCAGGCGCTGCGCGTCGCGCAGGATGTTGGGCTCGCGCTCGACGACCGAATCGGGCGGCAGCCCGCCGTCGCGCTGGCCGACGCTCATCGCGCCGCGGCTCGCGTGAAAACGCATGCCGATCCGCTGCGCGGCGCCGATGCTGTCGTCGAGCCGGCTGCCGTTCGGGTAGATGTACAGGTGGTCGCTCGACGTCGTGCAGCCCGACTGCAGTAGCTCGGCCATCGCGGTGAGTGTCGACACCTCGATCATCTCGGGCGTCAGGTGCGCCCAGATCCGGTACAGGTTCGTGAGCCAGCCGAACAGCTCGGCATTTTGCGCCGCCGGCACCGCACGCGTGAGGCTCTGGTACATGTGGTGATGCGTGTTCACGAGCCCCGGGATCACGAGGTGGCCGCGCAGGTCGAGCACTTCATCGGCCGTGTCGGGCAGTTCGGCGGTCGGACCGACCGCGACGATCCGGTTGTCTTCGATGTAGAGCCCCGCGTCGCGCAGTTCGCGGCGCGTGTCGTCCATGGTCACGAGCACGTCGGCGTGCTTGACCAGCAGGGTTTTCGGGCGGGAGGAGGAATCGTGCGGCGCGCGTGCGCTCGCGCCGGCGTTGCGTTCGGTAGTCATGCGTTCTCCGCGTCGGTCTGCCCCCGGCCTGGGTGCCGGGGTTTGTCACAAAACCGTTCGAACGCTGATGCGCGGCACGCCCCGGTGCCTGCGTCCGTTCGAACGCGCTGGCCCGGTTACCCGGCGTGCTCGCCGTCTTCGGGGTACGCGCGGGCCACAGGCCGACGCGCACGGCGGGAGGATCGCCCAAGCGCGCGCGGCGCACAATGCGCGATCCGAAATACCGCGCTTCACGGTTCCGGTATGGTACGCCGCGCGAAGCCCCGCCGGGCACCCGCTCCGGCCGCCCGAAACGCAGGCTGGAAGCCGTATCCGGCGTGCCGTCGACAGCCGCTCATGCGCGGCGCATTATCTTTGATATCGCACCCGTATTTGCGCGGGGAACCTTTTTACAATGCCTGCACGGCGCTCGCTTCATTTCGCCGACGGGTATGTAGCCACGTGACGTGGAGCCTCGATCCGCCGCACAGTCAATGGATCGAGTCGCCGCCGAACCTCGCATTCACACAAGGACAATTGCGAATGGGAAAGCTCACTACCCACGTACTCGATACGGCGCACGGTCGTCCCGGCGCTGCACTCAAGGTGGACCTCTACGCGCTGGACGGCGAATCGCGCCGCGCGATCAAGACCGTGCTGACCAATAGCGACGGCCGCTGCGACGAACCCCTGCTCGAAGGCGCTGCGCTCGCCGCCGGCGAATACGAACTCGTGTTCCATGCCGGCGACTACTTCGCGTCGATCGGCGTGAAGGTGCCCGAACCCCGTTTCGTCGACCGCGTCGTGCTGCGCTTCGGCATCGCCGACGCCGGCTCGCACTACCACGTGCCGCTGCTCGTATCGCCGTGGTCGTACAGTACCTATCGCGGCAGCTGACATACGTATCAGCGCCCACATCAAGACAAACGATCTGAGTCTGGAGGAGTTTCATGGAAGGCTTCATCACCGACTGGCTGAACCTCGCGCTGCGATGGCTGCACGTCATCGTCGCCATTGCGTGGATCGGCGAGTCGTTCTATTTCGTCGCGCTCGACAACAGCCTGAAACCGCCGACCGACCCGAACCAGCGCAAGCGCGGTGTGTTCGGCGAACTGTGGCACGTCCACGGCGGCGGTTTCTACAACATGCAGAAGTACACGGTCGCCCCGCCCGAAATGCCGGATGACCTGCACTGGTCGAAGTGGCCGTCGTACACGACCTGGCTGTCGGGTTTCTCGCTGTTCTTCGTGCTGTACCTGCTCGCGCCGAACACCTACCTGATCGACAAGAGCGTGCTCGACATGGGCCCGGTGGTCGCCGTTGCATCCGCACTCGGCTTCCTGATGGCCGGCTGGATCGTCTACGACTCGCTGTGCCGCGTCCTCGGCACCAACGATCGCGTGCTCGGCATTTGCGTCGGCATCTACGTCGTCGTCGCAGCGTACCTCGCATGCCACATCTTCGCGGGCCGTGCCGCCTACCTGATCGTCGGTGCGATGCTCGCGACGATCATGTCGGCGAACGTGTTCTTCGTGATCATCCCCGGCCAGCGCAAGATGGTCGACAAGATGCTCAAGGGCGAAGAACCGAACCCGATCTACGGCAAGCGCGGCAAGCAGCGCTCGGTGCACAACACGTACTTCACGCTGCCCGTCGTGTTCGCGATGCTGTCGAACCACTATGCGATGACGTACACGAACAAGTTCAACTGGGTCGTGCTCGTGCTGATCATGCTGGCCGGCGCGCTGATCCGCCAGTTCTTCGTGATGCGCCACCGCGGCAAGCAGCTGTGGTACCTGCCGATCGGCGGCGTCGCGCTGCTGTCGGGCGCGCTGGTGTGGACGATGCCGAAGCCGATCGCGCCGGAAGCCCAGGCCGCGAATGCGCCGAAGGTCGTGATCAACGACATCATGCCGATCCTGCAGCAGCGCTGCGTCGAGTGTCACTCGGCCAAGCCGACGCTGATGGGCAGCGCACCCGCGGGCGTGATGTTCGATACGCCGGACGAAGTGTCGAAAAACGCGCAGCGCATCTATGAACAGGCCGTGCGCCTGAAGGCGATGCCGATCGGCAACGTCACGCACATGACCGACGACGAGCGGACGAAGCTCGCCGCCTGGTTCGAGGGTGGCGCGGTCAAGTAAGCCGCCGTGCGCCGGTTGCCGGCGCAATCCTCTCCATTCGCGGGCCCGGTGACGGGCCCGTTTTTTTTGCTTGTTCCAGCTGCCCCGCCTGCTAGCCGCGCATCGCGTCGCGCTGTAGTGCGACGAGCGCATCGAGCGCGCGCGGGCCGTCGTCGAACGGCACGAAGATGTGGTCGTGGTACGCGGCCGCCATCACGTTGCAGCTGATGCCGGCCGCGCCGAGCGCCCGCGCGAACGCCGCCGTGAGGCCGACAGCCGCAAGGTCGGAATGCACGGTCAGCGTGATCCACGCGGCGCGGAACAGCACGGGCCAGCCGCGACGCGCAGCCGCCTCCTCGCCGACGACGACCGTCAGCCCTTCCGATTCGCGGAACGTCGCGATCGTTTCGGATAACGATACGTCGGCGCCAGGCGGCAGCGATACGAACGCGAACGCGCCCGGATGCAGTTCGGGTTGCATCGTGCGCAGCAGGATCGCGAGGTCGTTTTCAGGTTGGCTCATCGGAGGAACACGTCCGGAACCGGACGTCGTGCGGTGGTGATGCGGGCACGATAGCACGCGCGATGATGGCGTTGCGCGCCGACCTGAATCGCGCGCAACGCCGGCACATAAAAAAACCCGCGCAGGGTGCGCGGGTTTCGACTGGCAGTCGCGAAAACGCCGGCGACTCAGGCCGTCAGCGCGAGCAGCGCCTCGTCGGTCAGCCACAACGACTCGACGAGATCCTGCTCGTTGAGGTTCAGGCCGTCGCCGCCACGATCGACGACGATGAAGTCGCTGACGCCGCCGAGCGCGATCAGCGGGTGATGCCACACGCCCTTCGCATAGTTGATGCCCTGCCATCCGCTCGTCACGAATGCGCGGATCTTCGCCGGATCGAGATCGCCGGCCGGTGCCACGACGACGAGATACGGCTGGTCGTTCAGCGGCACGAATGCCTGGCTGCCGAGCGGATGCCGCTCGAGCATCTTCACTTCGAACGGCAGCGTGCGCGGCTGGCCGCGGAACAGGTTGACGAGCGTGCGGCCGTCTTCATCCGTCACGTCGACTTTCGCGAGATCGTGAAAGCGGATCGTCGTGCCGAGGTTGATCGGGATCTGCTTCGCCCCGTCCGTTTCGATCACGTCGCCGAACGGCGCGAAGGCTTCCTTGGTCAGTGGTTCGATTGCAAGCGTCTTCATTTGTCGAGCGTCCCCCACAGACGCAGGCGCGACACGCCGCCGTCCGGAATGATGTTCAGTCGCACGTGCGTGACGGGGCCGAGCGGCGCGATGCCGTGTTCGAAGTAGTGCTGCTTGTCCATCTGCAGCTTCTGTTCGCCGAGCAGTTCCGGCCAGAACATCGACTGCGTGATCAGCGAACTGTCGGTGCCGCCCGACACGAAGGCGGCCTGGATCGAGCAGCGGTCCGGGTAGTTGCCCTTGAAGAACGCCGTATCGACTTCGATCTTGCGGATCACGCCCGGCTGCGCGAGCGCGATGATCGCCCAGTCGTTGCCCGGTTCGCGGCGGCGGCGGGTTTCCCAGCCGTCGCCCATGTTCACGCCGCGGCCCGGCAACAGCAGGTTCGACGCGACGCCGAAGTGCTGGTTGTTTGCGGCCACGACATAACCGCCGTTTTCCATCGCCGCGAGATCGAACTGCTCGGTCGCGCTCGCGCCGGCCCAGTCGAGCTGCGGCTGGCCGTACACGCGCAGGCGCGCGATGCCGCCGTCCGGGTAGATATTCACGCGCAGGTGCGTAAACGCCCGTGCGTCGCTCGCTTCGACGTAGTGATGGCTGTTGCCCTGCAACGTCGTCGACGGCACGATCTCGACCCACTCGGTCGCATGTGTCGGCGCGCCGTCGGCCACGAATGCGGCCTCGATCGAAGCGGCCGGCGGGAAATTGCCGGTGAAGTGGCTCGTGTCGATGTCGAAGCCCTTGATCACGCCCGGGCGCGCGAGCTTGACGATGCACCAATCGTAGCCCGTCGTGCGCTTGCGGCGCGTCTCCCAGCCGTCCATCCACTTGCCGTGGTCGTCGTACTTGCCGGGGATGAACACGGCCGGCTCGGGGTTCAGCATCCGCTCCTTCGGCGCGAAGAAATCGTCGCTGGTTTCGAGCGCCTGCGCACCGAGACGCGGGTCGGCAAGATTCACGTAGCGCCGCGTGAAATCGGGTGCGTCGGGATCGAGAAGCGGAACAGCCATGATGTTTCCTTGTTTCAGTGATGCGATCGGGCCGCCGCGACGCAGCAGGCCGTATTGCGGTGTCAGGCGTCGATCAGGTCGTCGAGGCGGAAGCGCGCGATCCGGTAGATCTGGTCGAGGCTCGCGCGCAGTTCCTCCGTGCGCGAATGATTCACGCGCGCCTCGAAGTTCGCGATGATGCCGTGCCGGTCATGGCCGCGCACCGCGAGGATGAACGGGAAGCCGAACTTCTCGCGATACGTGCGGTTCAGCAGCAGTAGCTTGTCGAACTCTTCCTGCGTGCACTGGCCGAGGCCCGCGCCGCTCTGCTCGCGCGTCGACTCGGCGGTCAGCTCGCCGCGCACGGCGGCCTTGCCGGCCAGCTCCGGGTGAGCGTTGATCAGTGCGAGCTGGCGCACTTCGCCTGACGCTTCCACCACGCCCGACATCGTCTTGTGCAGCGCATCGATGCTCGCGAACGGCCGCTCGCCCGCGGCGACCTCGGCCACCCACGGCGAATGTTCGAAGATCCCCGACAGCGCCGCGACAAATGCGCCAGACGCCATCGTATTCAGTTGATCCAATGTGTAGCGCATCGCCTTCATGCTTTCCCTTCGTTTTGATGATCGGGCTGATACGGATGATGTTCACGCCAGTGACGCGCGATATCGACACGGCGCGTCACCCATACGCGATCGTGTTTCTCGATGTGGTCGAGGAAACGCTGCAGCCCGCGGAACCGGCCCGGCCGGCCAAGCAGGCGGCAGTGCATGCCGATCGACAGCATCTTCGGCGCCTCGTCGCCCTCTTCGTACAGCACGTCGAATGCGTCGCGCAGGTAGTCGAAGAAGTGATCGCCGGTGTTGAAGCCCTGCGGCGTCGCGAAGCGCATGTCGTTCGTGTCGAGCGTGTACGGCAGGATCAGTTGCGGCGACGTGCCGCCGCCCGACACTTCGACATCCATCCAGAACGGCAGGTCGTCGCCGTAGTTGTCGGAGTCGTACAGGAAGCCGCCGTATTCCGCGACCAGACGGTGCGTATTGGGGCTGTCGCGGCCGGTATACCAGCCGAGCGGGCGCACGCCCGTCACGCGCTCGATCGCTTCCATCCCGAGGCGCATGTGCTCGGCCTCGAGCTCCGGCGTCATGCTCTGGTAGTGGATCCAGCGCCAGCCGTGGCACGCGATCTCATGGCCGAGCTCGACGAATGCGCGCGCGAGCTCCGGGTGTCGCTCGATCGCCATGCCGACGCCGAATACCGTCAGCGGCATCCCGCGCTTCTCGAATTCGCGCAGGATGCGCCACACGCCGGCCCGCGAACCGTATTCGTAGATCGACTCCATGCTCATGTGGCGGTCCGGATACGCGGCCGCGCCGACGATTTCGGACAGGAACTGCTCGGAGCCCGGATCGCCGTGCAGCACGCAGTTCTCGCCGCCCTCCTCGTAGTTCAGCACGAATTGCACGGCGACGCGGGCGCGCCCCGGCCAGTTCGCCTGCACGGGATGGCGGCCGTAGCCGATCAGGTCGCGAGGATAGTTGGGATCGAGTGACATGGTTCGAATGCAACGAAAGCTTGCTGAAATAATGGGTTCGCATCGACCGCGCGGAGGCCGGAGGCCGGCCGCGCAAGCCAATGCGATGACGGCCCAGTGTAGCGAAAACGTCCATACGCGCCCATACAGCGGCGCAGATAGTGCGTGTCAGACGGTGTGTAT
The nucleotide sequence above comes from Burkholderia pyrrocinia. Encoded proteins:
- the uraH gene encoding hydroxyisourate hydrolase; translation: MGKLTTHVLDTAHGRPGAALKVDLYALDGESRRAIKTVLTNSDGRCDEPLLEGAALAAGEYELVFHAGDYFASIGVKVPEPRFVDRVVLRFGIADAGSHYHVPLLVSPWSYSTYRGS
- a CDS encoding ureidoglycolate lyase → MKTLAIEPLTKEAFAPFGDVIETDGAKQIPINLGTTIRFHDLAKVDVTDEDGRTLVNLFRGQPRTLPFEVKMLERHPLGSQAFVPLNDQPYLVVVAPAGDLDPAKIRAFVTSGWQGINYAKGVWHHPLIALGGVSDFIVVDRGGDGLNLNEQDLVESLWLTDEALLALTA
- a CDS encoding urate hydroxylase PuuD codes for the protein MEGFITDWLNLALRWLHVIVAIAWIGESFYFVALDNSLKPPTDPNQRKRGVFGELWHVHGGGFYNMQKYTVAPPEMPDDLHWSKWPSYTTWLSGFSLFFVLYLLAPNTYLIDKSVLDMGPVVAVASALGFLMAGWIVYDSLCRVLGTNDRVLGICVGIYVVVAAYLACHIFAGRAAYLIVGAMLATIMSANVFFVIIPGQRKMVDKMLKGEEPNPIYGKRGKQRSVHNTYFTLPVVFAMLSNHYAMTYTNKFNWVVLVLIMLAGALIRQFFVMRHRGKQLWYLPIGGVALLSGALVWTMPKPIAPEAQAANAPKVVINDIMPILQQRCVECHSAKPTLMGSAPAGVMFDTPDEVSKNAQRIYEQAVRLKAMPIGNVTHMTDDERTKLAAWFEGGAVK
- the puuE gene encoding allantoinase PuuE, with product MSLDPNYPRDLIGYGRHPVQANWPGRARVAVQFVLNYEEGGENCVLHGDPGSEQFLSEIVGAAAYPDRHMSMESIYEYGSRAGVWRILREFEKRGMPLTVFGVGMAIERHPELARAFVELGHEIACHGWRWIHYQSMTPELEAEHMRLGMEAIERVTGVRPLGWYTGRDSPNTHRLVAEYGGFLYDSDNYGDDLPFWMDVEVSGGGTSPQLILPYTLDTNDMRFATPQGFNTGDHFFDYLRDAFDVLYEEGDEAPKMLSIGMHCRLLGRPGRFRGLQRFLDHIEKHDRVWVTRRVDIARHWREHHPYQPDHQNEGKA
- a CDS encoding ACT domain-containing protein, with amino-acid sequence MSQPENDLAILLRTMQPELHPGAFAFVSLPPGADVSLSETIATFRESEGLTVVVGEEAAARRGWPVLFRAAWITLTVHSDLAAVGLTAAFARALGAAGISCNVMAAAYHDHIFVPFDDGPRALDALVALQRDAMRG
- the uraD gene encoding 2-oxo-4-hydroxy-4-carboxy-5-ureidoimidazoline decarboxylase, whose product is MKAMRYTLDQLNTMASGAFVAALSGIFEHSPWVAEVAAGERPFASIDALHKTMSGVVEASGEVRQLALINAHPELAGKAAVRGELTAESTREQSGAGLGQCTQEEFDKLLLLNRTYREKFGFPFILAVRGHDRHGIIANFEARVNHSRTEELRASLDQIYRIARFRLDDLIDA
- the alc gene encoding allantoicase produces the protein MAVPLLDPDAPDFTRRYVNLADPRLGAQALETSDDFFAPKERMLNPEPAVFIPGKYDDHGKWMDGWETRRKRTTGYDWCIVKLARPGVIKGFDIDTSHFTGNFPPAASIEAAFVADGAPTHATEWVEIVPSTTLQGNSHHYVEASDARAFTHLRVNIYPDGGIARLRVYGQPQLDWAGASATEQFDLAAMENGGYVVAANNQHFGVASNLLLPGRGVNMGDGWETRRRREPGNDWAIIALAQPGVIRKIEVDTAFFKGNYPDRCSIQAAFVSGGTDSSLITQSMFWPELLGEQKLQMDKQHYFEHGIAPLGPVTHVRLNIIPDGGVSRLRLWGTLDK